From one Nonomuraea polychroma genomic stretch:
- a CDS encoding sugar ABC transporter ATP-binding protein → MNIHVEARNVVKRFGPTVALNGAKIAIAEGETHALVGRNGAGKSTLVSILTGLQRPDEGEVLFSGEAAPALADRDAWRQRVACVYQKSTIIPALTVAENLFLNRQTDRGGVINWGGLQVRARELLDTYEVDVDAQALAGDLSVEQRQLVEIARALSFGARFIILDEPTARLDGPAIERLFARMRSLREQGVTMMYISHHLDEVYEICQRVTVFRDARHIVTKPVADLPHDELVAAMTGEATVAYEARSRTPGRRVVLSGEGLSLAGRYANIDISVKSGEVVGLAGSASSGKVGLAETLVGLRKADAGTVTVNGTRVKPGDVPAAMKAGLGFVPEDRHHEGFIPFLSVGENATFPIARKLGRYGIVSPVRRRAKAEQMIETLDIKTEGPDQPVGDLSGGNAQKVVFARALVDDPTVLVVINPTAGVDVKAKQALLGAVENAVERGAGAVVVSDELDDLRICDRVLVMFHGRVVKEVPRGWTDHELVAVMEGIED, encoded by the coding sequence ATGAACATTCACGTTGAAGCCCGAAACGTCGTCAAGCGCTTCGGCCCCACCGTCGCGCTCAACGGCGCGAAGATCGCCATCGCCGAGGGCGAGACTCACGCGCTCGTCGGCAGGAACGGCGCGGGAAAATCCACCCTGGTGTCGATCCTCACCGGGCTCCAGCGGCCTGACGAGGGCGAGGTGCTGTTCTCCGGAGAGGCGGCGCCCGCCCTCGCCGACCGTGACGCCTGGCGGCAGCGCGTCGCCTGCGTTTACCAGAAGTCCACGATCATCCCGGCGCTGACGGTGGCGGAAAACCTCTTCCTCAACCGCCAGACCGACAGAGGCGGAGTGATCAACTGGGGCGGGCTGCAGGTCAGGGCCCGCGAGCTGCTGGACACGTACGAGGTGGACGTGGACGCGCAGGCGCTGGCCGGGGATCTGAGCGTGGAGCAGCGCCAGCTCGTGGAGATCGCTCGCGCGCTGTCGTTCGGCGCCAGGTTCATCATTCTCGACGAGCCCACCGCCAGGCTGGACGGGCCGGCCATCGAGCGGTTGTTCGCGCGGATGCGGTCGCTGCGCGAGCAGGGCGTCACGATGATGTACATCTCCCACCACCTCGACGAGGTCTACGAGATCTGCCAGCGCGTCACGGTCTTCCGCGACGCCCGGCACATCGTGACCAAGCCGGTCGCCGACCTGCCGCACGACGAGCTGGTCGCCGCGATGACGGGGGAGGCCACGGTGGCGTACGAGGCCCGCTCCCGCACGCCCGGCCGGCGGGTGGTGTTGTCGGGGGAGGGTCTGTCGCTGGCCGGCCGCTACGCAAATATTGATATTTCGGTGAAATCCGGCGAGGTCGTCGGCCTCGCCGGCTCCGCGAGCAGTGGCAAGGTCGGCCTGGCCGAGACCTTGGTGGGGCTCCGCAAGGCGGACGCCGGCACGGTCACGGTCAACGGCACCCGGGTCAAGCCGGGCGACGTGCCGGCGGCCATGAAGGCCGGGCTCGGGTTCGTGCCCGAGGACCGGCACCACGAAGGCTTCATCCCGTTCCTGTCCGTGGGGGAGAACGCCACGTTCCCGATCGCACGCAAGCTCGGCCGGTACGGCATCGTGTCGCCGGTGCGCCGCCGGGCGAAGGCCGAGCAGATGATCGAAACGCTGGACATCAAGACCGAGGGCCCTGATCAGCCCGTCGGCGACCTGTCCGGGGGTAACGCGCAGAAGGTCGTGTTCGCGCGGGCGCTCGTGGACGATCCGACGGTGCTGGTCGTGATCAACCCGACGGCCGGCGTCGACGTCAAGGCCAAACAGGCCCTGCTCGGCGCTGTCGAGAACGCGGTCGAGCGGGGCGCTGGGGCCGTCGTGGTCTCCGACGAGCTCGACGACCTGCGGATCTGCGACCGGGTGCTGGTGATGTTCCACGGCAGGGTCGTGAAGGAAGTGCCGCGTGGCTGGACCGACCACGAGCTCGTGGCCGTGATGGAAGGCATAGAAGATTGA
- a CDS encoding aldo/keto reductase, whose amino-acid sequence MIGLPRHGFGGAPIGNLFEEVTDEQARATVDAAWDRGVRLFDTAPHYGLGLSERRLGAALAGRSGYVLSTKVGRLLVPARSGSGRDDEGFDVSAELKRVWDFSRDGVRRSLEESLERLALPAVHIALIHDPDDHVEQALAEAYPALAELRSEGMVQAIGVGMNQWPVPLRFVQETDIDVVMLAGRYTLLDQSGLPLLEECVKRGVRVLAAGVFNSGILATPKPAGTYNYQPAPAALVERATRIAGVCERHGVSLPQAAMAFPLRHPAIATVVLGARTPEEVTTNAALWSRPVPEELWEELESEGLLSQER is encoded by the coding sequence GTGATCGGCCTGCCCCGCCATGGGTTCGGCGGCGCTCCGATCGGCAACCTGTTCGAGGAGGTCACGGACGAGCAGGCGCGTGCCACCGTGGACGCGGCGTGGGACCGCGGCGTCCGGCTCTTCGACACGGCCCCGCACTACGGGCTCGGCCTGTCGGAGCGCCGCCTCGGCGCGGCGCTCGCCGGCCGCTCCGGCTACGTCCTGTCGACGAAGGTCGGCCGCCTGCTTGTGCCCGCGCGGTCCGGATCGGGCCGGGACGACGAGGGCTTCGACGTTTCGGCGGAGCTGAAGCGGGTGTGGGACTTCTCGCGCGACGGCGTACGCCGATCGCTGGAGGAGTCCCTGGAACGGCTGGCCCTGCCCGCCGTCCACATCGCGCTCATCCATGACCCGGACGATCACGTGGAGCAGGCGCTCGCCGAGGCGTACCCGGCGCTGGCCGAGCTGCGGTCCGAGGGCATGGTGCAGGCGATCGGCGTCGGCATGAACCAGTGGCCGGTTCCGCTGCGCTTCGTCCAGGAGACCGATATCGACGTGGTCATGCTCGCCGGCCGCTACACGTTGCTCGACCAGTCGGGCCTCCCGTTGCTGGAGGAGTGCGTGAAACGCGGCGTCAGGGTGCTGGCGGCCGGCGTCTTCAACAGCGGCATCCTGGCCACGCCCAAGCCTGCGGGCACGTACAACTACCAGCCGGCGCCGGCGGCGCTGGTGGAGCGGGCCACCAGGATCGCCGGGGTCTGCGAGCGCCACGGCGTCTCGCTGCCCCAGGCCGCCATGGCGTTCCCCCTGCGCCACCCGGCTATCGCCACCGTCGTCCTGGGCGCCCGAACTCCGGAGGAGGTCACCACGAACGCCGCCCTGTGGTCGCGGCCGGTGCCGGAGGAACTGTGGGAGGAGCTGGAGTCGGAGGGGCTGCTGTCCCAGGAGCGCTAG
- a CDS encoding DNA polymerase ligase N-terminal domain-containing protein, translating into MPDKLERYRSKRDRTRTPEPIPAEAPPGGDGNAFVIQEHHARSLHWDLRLERDGVLVSWAVPKGLPADPKTNHLAVQTEDHPMEYLTFHGEIPKGEYGGGTMTVWDTGTYETEKWSDREVKVVLHGNRSSGRFVLFQTRGKNWMIHRMDGPARDPFPPLEPMLPTERAKPPKDSSAYAFEFAWGGRRLLVPIEGGRTDAAREHPWLRGLAESFGSRTAVLDGELATLGGAEILVFYDLLYDDGHSLVTEPYTARRSALESLGLSGGHWQTAPSWPGDAGPVRQAAREQGLPGVVAKRLDSPYEPGLSKAWLFIPA; encoded by the coding sequence GTGCCGGACAAACTTGAGCGATACCGGAGCAAGCGCGACCGCACCCGTACCCCTGAGCCGATCCCCGCCGAGGCCCCACCCGGCGGGGACGGCAACGCGTTCGTCATCCAGGAGCACCACGCCCGGTCGCTGCACTGGGACCTGCGGCTGGAACGCGACGGCGTCCTCGTCTCCTGGGCCGTCCCCAAGGGGCTGCCCGCCGACCCGAAGACCAACCACCTCGCCGTGCAGACCGAGGACCACCCGATGGAGTACCTCACCTTCCACGGCGAGATCCCCAAAGGCGAGTACGGCGGCGGCACCATGACCGTCTGGGACACCGGGACGTACGAGACGGAGAAGTGGTCGGACCGCGAGGTCAAGGTGGTCCTGCACGGCAATCGGTCCTCCGGCCGGTTCGTGCTGTTCCAGACGCGGGGCAAGAACTGGATGATCCACCGCATGGACGGTCCCGCCCGCGACCCGTTCCCGCCGCTCGAACCGATGCTTCCCACGGAGCGGGCCAAGCCCCCGAAGGACAGCTCCGCGTACGCGTTCGAGTTCGCGTGGGGCGGACGCCGCCTCCTGGTCCCCATCGAGGGCGGCCGGACCGACGCCGCCCGCGAGCATCCCTGGCTGCGCGGGCTGGCCGAGTCGTTCGGCAGTCGCACGGCGGTGCTGGACGGCGAGCTCGCCACGCTCGGCGGCGCGGAGATCCTGGTCTTCTACGACCTCCTGTACGACGACGGGCACTCCCTCGTCACGGAGCCCTATACGGCCCGCAGGTCGGCCCTGGAGTCCCTCGGGTTGTCGGGCGGTCACTGGCAGACGGCCCCGTCCTGGCCCGGGGATGCGGGGCCGGTGCGGCAGGCGGCTCGGGAGCAGGGGTTGCCGGGGGTGGTGGCCAAACGCCTGGACTCGCCGTACGAGCCGGGCCTGTCCAAGGCCTGGCTGTTCATTCCAGCTTGA
- a CDS encoding GNAT family N-acetyltransferase has protein sequence MLITEISPVDHPLGVELLALQKAAYAVEAELIGDDRIPPLHESLEELRAQPLRWLGAVDEDGRLVGAVAWEETGDEVDVNRLVVHPSAVRRGIGRALVKEALVRAGARRVVVATGRDNSPARRLYEGLGFALAGEVEVIPGLWIANYALLPA, from the coding sequence GTGCTCATTACGGAGATTTCGCCCGTCGACCATCCGCTCGGGGTTGAGCTGCTCGCGCTGCAGAAGGCCGCCTACGCCGTCGAGGCGGAGCTCATCGGAGATGATCGGATCCCGCCCCTGCACGAGAGCCTGGAGGAGCTGCGGGCGCAGCCGCTGCGGTGGCTAGGGGCCGTGGACGAGGACGGTCGGCTGGTCGGCGCCGTGGCGTGGGAGGAGACCGGCGACGAAGTGGACGTCAACCGGCTGGTCGTGCATCCCAGTGCGGTTCGGCGCGGGATCGGGCGGGCGCTGGTCAAGGAGGCCCTGGTACGGGCAGGGGCGCGGCGGGTCGTGGTGGCCACCGGGCGGGACAATTCGCCTGCGCGGAGGCTGTACGAGGGGCTCGGGTTCGCGTTGGCCGGAGAGGTCGAGGTGATCCCCGGCCTGTGGATCGCCAACTACGCCCTCCTCCCGGCCTGA
- a CDS encoding ABC transporter permease, producing MSPPVPRVKLARFRDLTLVPVIVILLIVGSFLDPVFLTLGNLTNVLQQQAAISLLVLAEAMILIAGKFDLSLESTVGTAPAIAVMLVIPTSAGGFGIGLPGALAIPLTLLVGAAIGAFNGFLIIRFQLSAFIVTLAMLIIVHGLLQGPTEGKTLFQLPDSILYLGSATWLGLPAAIWIAALLFAAGIFGLGYLRLGRALYAIGGNTDAARAAGIRVDRVLYGVFILGGTLAALAGILETGRLGAIGNNMGVGWIFMVFAAAVIGGVSMDGGKGTILGALTGVLVIGLVQNILTLIGVSGFWQPVIYGGIILIALMISRIAGGKAQD from the coding sequence TTGTCCCCACCGGTTCCCCGGGTGAAGCTGGCCAGGTTTCGTGACCTGACGCTCGTACCGGTGATCGTGATCCTGCTCATCGTGGGCTCGTTCCTGGATCCGGTCTTCCTGACCCTCGGCAACCTGACGAACGTGCTGCAGCAGCAGGCGGCGATCTCGCTCCTCGTGCTGGCCGAGGCCATGATCCTCATCGCCGGCAAGTTCGACCTGTCACTGGAGTCCACGGTCGGCACCGCGCCCGCGATCGCGGTGATGCTGGTGATCCCCACATCGGCCGGCGGGTTCGGCATCGGGTTGCCCGGCGCGCTGGCGATCCCGCTCACGTTGCTCGTCGGCGCGGCCATCGGCGCGTTCAACGGTTTCCTGATCATCAGGTTCCAGCTGTCCGCGTTCATCGTCACGCTGGCCATGTTGATCATCGTGCATGGGCTGCTGCAGGGGCCGACCGAGGGCAAGACCCTGTTCCAGCTGCCCGACTCGATCCTCTACCTGGGCAGCGCCACCTGGCTCGGCCTGCCCGCGGCCATCTGGATCGCCGCGCTGCTGTTCGCCGCCGGGATCTTCGGCCTCGGTTACCTCAGGCTCGGCCGCGCGCTCTACGCCATCGGCGGCAACACCGACGCCGCCCGCGCCGCCGGCATCCGGGTGGACCGGGTGTTGTACGGGGTGTTCATCCTGGGCGGGACGCTGGCGGCGCTGGCCGGCATCCTGGAGACCGGCCGCCTCGGCGCGATCGGCAACAACATGGGCGTGGGCTGGATCTTCATGGTGTTCGCCGCGGCCGTCATCGGCGGCGTCAGCATGGACGGCGGCAAGGGCACGATCCTCGGCGCGCTCACCGGCGTGCTGGTGATCGGCCTGGTGCAGAACATCCTGACCCTCATCGGCGTCTCCGGTTTCTGGCAGCCGGTGATCTACGGCGGCATCATCCTCATCGCGCTGATGATCAGCCGGATCGCGGGCGGAAAGGCACAAGATTGA
- a CDS encoding L-fuconate dehydratase — MTGAVATYKIVGMETHDVRFPTSRELDGSDAMNPDPDYSAAYVVLKTDDGFEGHGFAFTIGRGNDIQTTAISALKPYVLGQDVEDLGALYKDMVNDSQLRWLGPEKGVMHMAISAVVNALWDLKAKRAGKPLWRLLSEMSPEEIVDLIDFRYLSDALTPDEALQILRNAEDGKEERINQLIEVGYPAYTTSPGWLGYDDEKLRRLCKEAIEQGFGQIKLKVGADLDDDRRRFRVAREVCGPDFPIAIDANQRWDVGSAIEWVNALREFNPHWVEEPTSPDDVLGHAAIARGIEPIPVATGEHVQNRIVFKQLLQAGAIAYLQIDSARVGGVNENLAILLLAAKFGIPVCPHAGGVGLCELVQHLSMFDYVAITGTMDGRVIEYVDHLHEHFVDPVVIRDGRYVAPAAPGFSAEMHPESIAAHTFPGGEVWRDA, encoded by the coding sequence ATGACCGGAGCGGTGGCCACGTACAAGATCGTCGGGATGGAGACGCACGACGTGCGGTTCCCGACCTCCCGTGAGCTGGACGGCTCCGACGCGATGAATCCGGACCCCGACTACTCCGCGGCCTATGTCGTGCTGAAGACCGACGACGGGTTCGAGGGGCACGGGTTCGCGTTCACCATCGGGCGCGGCAACGACATCCAGACGACCGCCATCAGCGCGCTCAAGCCGTACGTGCTGGGCCAGGACGTCGAGGACCTCGGCGCCCTGTACAAGGACATGGTCAACGACTCGCAGCTGCGCTGGCTGGGGCCGGAGAAGGGCGTCATGCACATGGCGATCTCCGCCGTGGTCAACGCCCTGTGGGACCTCAAGGCCAAGCGGGCGGGCAAGCCGTTGTGGCGGCTGCTGTCCGAGATGTCGCCCGAGGAGATCGTCGATCTCATCGACTTCCGCTACCTGAGTGACGCACTGACTCCAGACGAAGCCCTACAAATCCTGAGAAATGCGGAAGACGGTAAGGAAGAGCGGATAAATCAGCTCATCGAGGTCGGTTACCCCGCTTACACGACCTCGCCGGGGTGGCTGGGATACGACGACGAGAAGTTGCGGCGGCTCTGCAAGGAGGCCATCGAGCAGGGGTTCGGGCAGATCAAGCTCAAGGTCGGCGCGGATCTCGACGACGACAGGCGCCGTTTCCGGGTGGCCAGGGAGGTGTGCGGCCCCGATTTCCCGATCGCGATCGACGCCAACCAGCGCTGGGACGTCGGCTCGGCCATCGAGTGGGTCAACGCGTTGCGCGAGTTCAACCCCCACTGGGTCGAGGAGCCGACCAGTCCCGACGACGTGCTCGGCCACGCCGCCATCGCCAGGGGCATCGAGCCCATCCCGGTGGCCACCGGCGAGCACGTGCAGAACCGCATTGTCTTCAAGCAACTGCTGCAGGCGGGTGCGATCGCCTACCTGCAGATCGACTCCGCCCGTGTCGGCGGGGTCAACGAGAACCTGGCGATCCTGCTGCTCGCGGCCAAGTTCGGGATCCCGGTGTGCCCGCACGCCGGCGGTGTCGGGCTGTGCGAGCTGGTGCAGCACCTGTCGATGTTCGACTACGTGGCGATCACCGGGACCATGGACGGCCGCGTGATCGAATACGTCGACCACCTGCACGAGCATTTCGTGGACCCGGTCGTGATCCGTGACGGCCGGTACGTCGCCCCGGCCGCCCCGGGCTTCAGCGCGGAGATGCACCCCGAATCGATCGCCGCGCACACCTTCCCCGGCGGCGAGGTCTGGAGGGACGCGTGA
- a CDS encoding SDR family NAD(P)-dependent oxidoreductase — MTLKAIVTGGGSGIGLAAATLFAERGMKVACLDLTPPGEPFIGIKVDVTDDAGVRAAVAEAAERLGGVDVLVNNAGIGAQGTIEDNPDSEWQRVFDVNVLGMVRVARATLPYLRKSRHAVIVNTCSIAATAGLPKRALYSATKGAVLSLTLAMAADHIHEGIRVNCVNPGTADTPWVSRLLDSAPDPEAERVALNARQPMGRLVSAEEVAAAIAYLASPEAGSTTGTALAVDGGMQGLRLRPIN; from the coding sequence GTGACCCTGAAAGCGATCGTGACCGGCGGCGGTTCCGGCATCGGACTGGCCGCGGCCACCCTGTTCGCCGAGCGCGGCATGAAGGTGGCCTGCCTGGACCTCACTCCGCCGGGCGAGCCGTTCATCGGGATCAAGGTGGACGTCACGGACGACGCCGGGGTACGCGCCGCGGTGGCCGAGGCCGCCGAACGGCTCGGCGGCGTCGACGTGCTCGTCAACAACGCGGGCATCGGCGCGCAGGGCACGATCGAGGACAACCCGGACAGCGAGTGGCAGCGGGTGTTCGACGTCAACGTGCTCGGCATGGTCCGGGTGGCGCGGGCGACGCTGCCGTACCTCAGGAAGTCCCGGCACGCCGTCATCGTCAACACCTGCTCGATCGCCGCGACGGCGGGCCTGCCCAAGCGGGCACTCTACAGCGCGACGAAGGGCGCGGTGCTGTCGCTGACGCTGGCGATGGCCGCGGACCACATCCACGAGGGCATCCGGGTCAACTGCGTCAATCCAGGGACCGCGGACACCCCGTGGGTCAGCAGGCTGCTCGATTCGGCCCCCGATCCGGAGGCGGAGCGGGTGGCGCTCAACGCCAGGCAGCCGATGGGCCGCCTGGTCAGTGCGGAAGAGGTCGCCGCGGCCATCGCCTACCTCGCCAGCCCCGAGGCCGGTTCGACCACCGGGACCGCTCTCGCGGTCGACGGCGGCATGCAGGGGCTCCGGCTCCGGCCCATCAATTAA
- a CDS encoding FadR/GntR family transcriptional regulator: MAVTDAAIDKIKQMIVSGELAPGDRLPKEADLAERLGLSRNSLREAVRALSLINVLDVRQGDGTYVTSLEPRLLLDTMSFVLDLHRDDTVLQFFEVRRILEPAATAMATKLMSDQEIEELRVILESLPAEPTVEELVANDLRFHQRIAQGSGNSVLCSFIESLSGPTTRARIWRGLTQEGAMDKTREQHTAIYEAIAARQADVARSWATVHVAGVESWLRKALELD; this comes from the coding sequence GTGGCGGTCACCGACGCAGCCATCGACAAGATCAAGCAGATGATCGTCTCCGGGGAGCTGGCCCCGGGCGACCGGCTGCCGAAGGAGGCCGACCTGGCCGAGCGGCTCGGCCTCTCGCGCAACTCGCTACGCGAGGCGGTGCGCGCGCTGTCCCTGATCAACGTGCTGGACGTGCGCCAGGGCGACGGCACGTACGTCACCAGCCTGGAGCCGCGACTGCTCCTCGACACCATGTCGTTCGTGCTCGACCTGCACCGCGACGACACGGTGCTGCAGTTCTTCGAGGTACGCCGCATCCTGGAGCCGGCCGCGACGGCGATGGCGACCAAGCTGATGAGCGACCAGGAGATCGAGGAACTGCGGGTGATCCTGGAGTCGCTGCCCGCCGAGCCCACGGTCGAGGAGCTCGTGGCCAACGACCTGCGCTTCCACCAGCGGATCGCGCAGGGATCCGGCAACAGCGTGCTTTGCTCGTTCATCGAGAGCCTGTCAGGTCCGACCACTCGGGCCAGGATCTGGCGCGGGCTCACGCAGGAGGGCGCGATGGACAAGACGCGCGAGCAGCACACCGCGATCTACGAGGCCATCGCGGCCCGCCAGGCCGACGTCGCCCGCTCCTGGGCGACCGTGCACGTGGCGGGCGTGGAGTCGTGGTTGCGCAAGGCACTGGAGCTGGACTGA
- a CDS encoding sugar ABC transporter substrate-binding protein translates to MNFGRVIAGAALLAVVTACGSGTSTTAEGGSGGGKVGIDHPRADSDFWNSYIKYVPQMAGELKVDLMPATNSQNDVAKLVNNVQALIGQGAKAIVMAPQDTGAIANTLQQLENKKIPVVTVDTRPDKGKVFMVVRADNRAYGTKACEFLGEKLGGKGKVVQLQGALSSINGRDRSEAFLECMKTKFPGITVFSEPTEWEGSKAASMLQTRLEQNPDIKGIYMHAGGVHLAPTLQTLKQKGLLVPTADPKHIFVVSNDGIPQEYEAIRKGEIDATVSQPADLYAKYALYYAKAALEGKTFKPGPTDHDSTIIQLPNGLEDQLPAPLVTKDNVDDKSLWGNQVK, encoded by the coding sequence ATGAACTTCGGACGGGTGATCGCGGGCGCGGCTCTCCTAGCGGTCGTCACCGCATGCGGCTCAGGGACGTCGACGACCGCAGAAGGCGGAAGCGGCGGCGGGAAGGTCGGCATCGACCATCCCCGCGCCGACTCCGACTTCTGGAACTCCTACATCAAATACGTCCCCCAGATGGCCGGCGAGCTCAAGGTGGACCTCATGCCCGCCACGAACTCGCAGAACGACGTGGCCAAGCTGGTCAACAACGTGCAGGCGCTGATCGGTCAGGGCGCCAAGGCGATCGTCATGGCCCCGCAGGACACCGGCGCCATCGCCAACACGCTGCAGCAACTGGAGAACAAGAAGATTCCCGTCGTGACCGTCGACACCCGGCCGGACAAGGGCAAGGTCTTCATGGTCGTACGCGCCGACAACCGCGCGTACGGGACCAAGGCCTGCGAGTTCCTCGGTGAGAAGCTCGGCGGCAAGGGCAAGGTCGTCCAGCTCCAGGGTGCGCTCAGCTCCATCAACGGCCGTGACAGGTCGGAGGCGTTCCTGGAGTGCATGAAGACCAAGTTCCCCGGGATCACGGTCTTCAGCGAGCCGACCGAGTGGGAGGGCAGCAAGGCCGCGTCCATGCTGCAGACCCGCCTGGAGCAAAACCCTGACATCAAGGGCATCTACATGCACGCCGGCGGCGTCCACCTCGCGCCGACGCTGCAGACGCTCAAGCAGAAGGGGCTGCTCGTACCGACGGCTGACCCCAAGCACATCTTCGTCGTCTCCAACGACGGGATCCCGCAGGAGTACGAGGCGATCAGGAAGGGCGAGATCGACGCCACGGTGTCGCAGCCGGCCGACCTGTATGCGAAGTACGCGCTCTACTACGCCAAGGCCGCGTTGGAGGGCAAGACGTTCAAGCCGGGCCCGACGGACCACGACAGCACGATCATCCAGCTTCCGAACGGCCTGGAGGACCAGCTCCCCGCGCCGCTCGTCACGAAGGACAACGTGGATGACAAGAGCCTCTGGGGTAACCAGGTCAAGTAG